A stretch of Anaeromyxobacter dehalogenans 2CP-1 DNA encodes these proteins:
- a CDS encoding phosphotransferase, whose amino-acid sequence MAPTIPGAEALGALAAALFPGGAVSRIEPLGPDAGGDKAVGYGRPLRVTVRLPGGGERRFVFRTQAPNEFGHDRRADRAEGALLAYDLFDRFPRHVRALDVGAIAGDGRLVSLGGAGEFWLATDWADGTLYADDLRRVAVHGAGPLDRARADALVDYLVRLHAERLDDPAAWRRAVRDLLGHGEGIFGLVDAYPPDVPAAPPARLRALEERCLAARWALRARAGRLARTHGDFHPFNVVFRPPGPGEDGTGFTLLDASRGGAGDPADDVVALTVNYPFFALGHLGAWAGGLRALWRRAWDRYLAGTGDRGVLETAPAYLAWRALVLACPRFYPHLAAPARDRLLGLAERTLDAGRLEPGDADALFAGEGA is encoded by the coding sequence ATGGCTCCGACCATCCCGGGCGCGGAGGCGCTGGGCGCGCTCGCCGCCGCGCTGTTCCCGGGCGGCGCGGTCTCGCGGATCGAGCCGCTCGGCCCCGACGCGGGCGGCGACAAGGCGGTCGGCTACGGCCGGCCGCTGCGCGTGACGGTGCGGCTGCCCGGTGGCGGCGAGCGGCGCTTCGTGTTCCGCACGCAGGCGCCGAACGAGTTCGGCCACGACCGGCGCGCCGACCGCGCCGAGGGCGCGCTGCTCGCGTACGACCTGTTCGACCGCTTCCCGCGCCACGTGCGCGCGCTCGACGTGGGGGCGATCGCCGGCGACGGCCGGCTGGTGTCGCTGGGCGGCGCCGGCGAGTTCTGGCTCGCCACCGACTGGGCCGACGGGACGCTCTACGCCGACGACCTCCGGCGCGTGGCCGTGCACGGCGCGGGGCCGCTCGACCGCGCCCGGGCCGACGCGCTGGTGGACTACCTGGTGCGCCTGCACGCGGAGCGCCTCGACGACCCGGCCGCGTGGCGGCGCGCGGTGCGCGACCTGCTCGGCCACGGCGAGGGGATCTTCGGCCTGGTGGACGCGTACCCGCCGGACGTGCCGGCCGCCCCGCCGGCGCGGCTCCGGGCGCTCGAGGAGCGGTGCCTCGCCGCGCGCTGGGCGCTCCGCGCGCGGGCCGGCCGGCTCGCGCGCACGCACGGCGACTTCCACCCGTTCAACGTGGTGTTCCGCCCCCCCGGCCCGGGCGAGGACGGCACCGGCTTCACGCTGCTCGACGCCTCCCGCGGCGGGGCCGGCGACCCGGCCGACGACGTGGTCGCGCTCACCGTGAACTACCCGTTCTTCGCGCTGGGCCACCTCGGCGCCTGGGCGGGCGGGCTGCGCGCCCTCTGGCGGCGCGCCTGGGATCGCTACCTCGCCGGCACCGGCGACCGCGGCGTGCTGGAGACCGCGCCGGCGTACCTGGCGTGGCGCGCGCTGGTCCTCGCCTGCCCGCGCTTCTACCCGCACCTCGCGGCGCCCGCGCGCGACCGGCTCCTCGGGCTGGCGGAGCGGACGCTCGACGCCGGGCGGCTCGAGCCCGGCGACGCGGACGCCCTGTTCGCCGGGGAGGGCGCATGA
- a CDS encoding prolipoprotein diacylglyceryl transferase, with protein MPLAIIPWFELPSASLGPFTLQSFGVLSALGILAAVQLSARGAKQLGKDPQVILDFAVVGVLAGVVVGHLAHLFFYHPEELQDPLRIFKFWEGLSSMGGLAGGMIAAAVYFRRKRVRFTAYADAFALGVAPGWGIARVGCFTVHDHPGRLTDFFLAVRFPDGPRHDLGLYEAILLLALGAVLWALHRRDVLRGRLLPLLALVYGIGRFLLDFLRATDVSYADARHLGLTFAQYFAVALVAYAAWGFTRRTSDEERVRVSTGVGRR; from the coding sequence ATGCCCCTCGCGATCATCCCCTGGTTCGAGCTCCCCAGCGCCTCGCTCGGCCCGTTCACCCTCCAGTCCTTCGGCGTGCTCTCCGCGCTCGGGATCCTCGCCGCCGTCCAGCTCTCCGCGCGCGGCGCGAAGCAGCTCGGCAAGGACCCGCAGGTCATCCTCGACTTCGCGGTGGTGGGGGTGCTGGCCGGCGTGGTGGTCGGGCACCTCGCGCACCTGTTCTTCTACCACCCGGAGGAGCTGCAGGACCCGCTGCGCATCTTCAAGTTCTGGGAGGGCCTCTCGTCGATGGGCGGCCTCGCCGGCGGCATGATCGCCGCGGCGGTCTACTTCCGGCGCAAGCGCGTGCGCTTCACCGCCTACGCCGACGCGTTCGCGCTGGGCGTGGCGCCGGGCTGGGGGATCGCGCGGGTGGGCTGCTTCACGGTGCACGATCACCCGGGCCGGCTCACCGACTTCTTCCTCGCGGTCCGGTTCCCGGACGGCCCCCGCCACGACCTCGGGCTCTACGAGGCCATCCTGCTGCTGGCGCTCGGGGCGGTGCTGTGGGCGCTGCACCGCCGCGACGTGCTGCGCGGCCGGCTGCTCCCGCTGCTCGCGCTCGTCTACGGGATCGGGCGGTTCCTCCTCGACTTCCTGCGCGCGACCGACGTGTCCTACGCCGACGCGCGCCACCTCGGCCTCACGTTCGCTCAGTACTTCGCGGTGGCGCTCGTCGCGTACGCGGCGTGGGGCTTCACGCGGCGGACGTCCGACGAGGAGCGGGTCCGGGTCTCCACCGGCGTCGGCCGCCGGTGA
- a CDS encoding molecular chaperone DnaJ, whose protein sequence is MSPRERALGLARLPAPPPGPADAAEARLRALLDDIGALDRELEACSAELAAFAHRWERALGDAFAELAAAERLVRTLQALEDGLAALAERLRSGAPPERPRRDRRRAAPPPPDGDPSDAGGRAPAGAGEGGELEPLEDEAAALKRLYRRLARLLHPDLARDAGEEARRSGLMAHVNAAYARGDLAGLQVIAERLGAGEVVEGIDEAERLARIERRIETLRRIAASLARERDRLRASDTERLRAEAERRRAAGGDLVEETRAELAADAEAARADARARLSRAAAAAAELSRARRKAMDGIERRGPTGARRAFDPLGESALVRQGAARLERRSASAEARALARALEDAARAAPWEVALTCLAFFAEEGGRRVPEAMATAAALEARWDALRAGWPGAPDLGRMLARLPRHLVVGAREGGGEVHAGVQLAAADLAAGVRIALDRPAVAEVARAVLAALGPEEACPRCRARGPARHLYRTRGLDALHGIACAACGAVLRSYWRYGEVDGLEALAPHALRLGLVAEVTAALAGTAIGFQLLPAEAEALTAERLRRRFAELYLGPCEVDLAPAAVQVLGDGGPLGKGARVRGRGPLRLAVAAGAGTTAEELLELLRSRIERRFRR, encoded by the coding sequence ATGTCCCCTCGCGAGCGAGCGCTCGGGCTCGCCCGGCTCCCCGCCCCGCCCCCCGGACCGGCCGATGCGGCCGAGGCCCGGCTGCGGGCGCTGCTCGACGACATCGGCGCGCTGGATCGCGAGCTGGAGGCGTGCTCGGCGGAGCTGGCGGCGTTCGCGCACCGCTGGGAGCGCGCGCTGGGCGACGCGTTCGCGGAGCTGGCGGCCGCGGAGCGGCTGGTGCGGACGCTCCAGGCGCTGGAGGACGGGCTCGCCGCGCTCGCCGAGCGGCTCCGCTCGGGCGCGCCGCCGGAGCGGCCGCGGCGCGATCGCCGGCGGGCCGCGCCGCCGCCCCCGGACGGCGACCCGTCGGACGCCGGCGGGCGCGCGCCGGCCGGCGCGGGCGAGGGCGGCGAGCTCGAGCCGCTCGAGGACGAGGCCGCCGCGCTGAAGCGGCTCTACCGGCGGCTGGCGCGGCTCCTCCACCCCGACCTCGCCCGCGACGCCGGCGAGGAGGCGCGGCGCTCCGGGCTCATGGCCCACGTGAACGCGGCCTACGCGCGGGGCGACCTCGCCGGCCTGCAGGTGATCGCGGAGCGGCTCGGCGCCGGCGAGGTGGTGGAGGGGATCGACGAGGCCGAGCGGCTCGCGCGCATCGAGCGGCGCATCGAGACGCTCCGGCGCATCGCCGCGTCCCTCGCGCGCGAGCGCGACCGGCTGCGCGCCAGCGACACCGAGCGGCTCCGCGCCGAGGCGGAGCGCCGGCGCGCCGCGGGCGGCGACCTGGTGGAGGAGACGCGCGCCGAGCTGGCCGCCGACGCGGAGGCGGCGCGGGCCGACGCGCGGGCGCGCCTGTCGCGGGCGGCGGCCGCGGCGGCGGAGCTGTCGCGCGCGAGGAGGAAGGCCATGGACGGCATCGAGCGGCGGGGGCCCACCGGCGCGCGCCGCGCGTTCGACCCGCTGGGCGAGAGCGCGCTGGTGCGCCAGGGCGCGGCGCGGCTGGAGCGGCGGAGCGCGAGCGCGGAGGCGCGCGCGCTGGCGCGGGCGCTCGAGGACGCGGCGCGCGCGGCGCCGTGGGAGGTCGCCCTCACCTGCCTCGCGTTCTTCGCGGAGGAGGGCGGCCGGCGCGTGCCGGAGGCGATGGCCACGGCCGCGGCGCTGGAGGCGCGCTGGGACGCGCTGCGCGCCGGGTGGCCCGGGGCGCCGGACCTGGGGCGGATGCTCGCGCGGCTCCCGAGGCACCTCGTGGTCGGCGCGCGAGAGGGCGGGGGCGAGGTCCACGCCGGCGTGCAGCTCGCCGCGGCCGACCTCGCGGCGGGCGTCCGCATCGCGCTCGACCGGCCGGCGGTGGCGGAGGTGGCGCGGGCGGTGCTCGCCGCGCTCGGGCCGGAGGAGGCCTGCCCGCGCTGCCGGGCGCGCGGGCCGGCGCGCCACCTGTACCGCACCCGCGGTCTCGACGCGCTGCACGGCATCGCCTGCGCCGCGTGCGGGGCGGTGCTGCGCAGCTACTGGCGGTACGGCGAGGTGGACGGGCTCGAGGCGCTCGCCCCGCACGCGCTCCGGCTCGGCCTGGTGGCGGAGGTCACCGCCGCGCTCGCCGGCACCGCCATCGGCTTCCAGCTCCTGCCCGCCGAGGCGGAGGCGCTCACCGCCGAGCGGCTGCGGCGTCGCTTCGCCGAGCTGTACCTGGGGCCGTGCGAGGTGGACCTCGCGCCAGCGGCGGTGCAGGTGCTGGGCGACGGCGGGCCGCTCGGCAAGGGCGCGCGGGTCCGCGGGCGCGGTCCGCTCCGCCTCGCGGTCGCCGCGGGGGCGGGCACCACCGCGGAGGAGCTGCTCGAGCTGCTGCGCTCGCGGATCGAGCGCCGCTTCCGGCGCTGA
- a CDS encoding response regulator produces MNGRSILLVEDDDAIRESVAECLDAEGYAVATVENGVAGLEWLRRSGRPDLVVLDLVMPVMNGAQFLEAVRGDPSLRDLPVVLMTAALPSAQLPVPVADGYLTKPFELDQLLETVARHARRR; encoded by the coding sequence GTGAACGGTCGCAGCATCCTGCTCGTCGAGGACGACGACGCCATCCGCGAGAGCGTGGCCGAGTGCCTCGACGCGGAGGGCTACGCCGTCGCGACGGTGGAGAACGGCGTGGCGGGCCTGGAGTGGCTGCGCCGGTCCGGGCGGCCGGACCTCGTCGTGCTCGACCTCGTCATGCCGGTGATGAACGGCGCCCAGTTCCTGGAGGCCGTCCGCGGCGACCCTTCGCTGCGCGACCTGCCGGTGGTGCTCATGACCGCCGCGCTGCCCTCGGCGCAGCTCCCGGTGCCGGTGGCGGACGGCTACCTCACGAAGCCGTTCGAGCTGGACCAGCTCCTCGAGACGGTGGCCCGGCACGCGCGGCGCCGGTGA
- a CDS encoding NAD-dependent epimerase/dehydratase family protein — MNVLVTGGTGLVGGAVARALLARGHSVRLYARASSDAAALEAAGAEVARGELDDRPALRAALAGRDAVVHSAGVVGFGPGLEAALEAVNVRAVEAVLGAALDAGVSRAVLTSSTAVMGGTAAPEVADEASAGNAEALGMPYFVSKLRGERAARALAARGLALVVVRPAYVLGPGDVHGSSASILLAFAQRRIPAYVEGGASFCDVRDVAEGHVAALERGRPGEAYVLAGHNLAMSEMIRRACAIAGVPPPPRVPVPLALGFAAVQELAARAAGRRPRTSRGLVRASALYTFASSAKAERELGYRVRPFEEMVRDTYRWAIATGRLRPDTPELKALNDGP; from the coding sequence GTGAACGTCCTCGTGACCGGCGGTACGGGCCTGGTGGGCGGCGCGGTGGCGCGCGCCCTGCTCGCGCGCGGGCACTCGGTGCGGCTGTACGCCCGCGCCTCCAGCGACGCCGCCGCGCTGGAGGCGGCCGGCGCGGAGGTGGCGCGCGGCGAGCTGGACGACCGGCCGGCGCTGCGCGCGGCGCTGGCGGGCCGCGACGCGGTGGTCCACTCGGCGGGCGTGGTGGGCTTCGGGCCGGGGCTGGAGGCGGCGCTCGAGGCGGTCAACGTGCGCGCCGTCGAGGCGGTGCTGGGCGCCGCGCTGGACGCGGGGGTGTCGCGCGCCGTGCTCACCTCGTCCACGGCGGTCATGGGCGGCACCGCCGCGCCGGAGGTGGCCGACGAGGCCAGCGCCGGCAACGCCGAGGCGCTCGGGATGCCCTACTTCGTCTCGAAGCTCCGGGGTGAGCGGGCCGCGCGGGCGCTCGCCGCGCGCGGCCTGGCGCTGGTGGTGGTCCGCCCGGCGTACGTGCTCGGGCCGGGCGACGTCCACGGCTCGTCGGCGTCGATCCTGCTCGCGTTCGCGCAGCGCCGCATCCCCGCGTACGTGGAGGGCGGCGCGTCCTTCTGCGACGTGCGCGACGTGGCGGAGGGGCACGTGGCCGCCCTGGAGCGCGGGCGCCCCGGCGAGGCGTACGTGCTCGCCGGCCACAACCTGGCCATGTCGGAGATGATCCGGCGCGCCTGCGCCATCGCCGGCGTCCCGCCCCCGCCGCGCGTGCCGGTGCCGCTGGCGCTCGGGTTCGCCGCGGTGCAGGAGCTGGCGGCGCGCGCGGCCGGCCGGCGGCCGCGGACGAGCCGCGGCCTGGTCCGCGCCAGCGCGCTGTACACGTTCGCGTCCTCGGCGAAGGCGGAGCGCGAGCTCGGCTACCGCGTCCGACCGTTCGAGGAGATGGTCCGCGACACCTACCGCTGGGCCATCGCCACCGGCCGCCTGCGGCCGGACACGCCCGAGCTGAAGGCGCTGAACGACGGCCCGTGA
- a CDS encoding hemolysin family protein, translating to MALVVANGVFAGAEIAVIAMRKTRLAQLVEQGRAAAGAVLRLRDAPERFLATVQVGITVIGASAAAFGGASIAGRLAPVLERIPPLAPYAHQLSLALVVALVSFLSLVLGELVPKSLALRAPERYALLVGRPLLGLSHLVRPVVWLLTASSNLLLRPFGDRTTFAEARLSAEELEQLVDEAGRAGALDAPTAEIASRALAFRDLTAGDVMVPRSRVKALPADADQQELKRLLLEEGRARMPVYDGTLDDVIGYVMAKDLAAMAWERELIVLADLVRPVHFVPEGAKAVHVLRDMQRRRSQIAVVVDEHGGMAGILTLEDLVEELVGDILGEAEEPQPLFEVEPGGAAVVRGDAPIREVNRALHIDLPEGEGYTTVAGLVIAVAGAMPERGARLRLADGTEAEVVEATPRVVRRVRLVPPPPGEAGAGASEENGAAGPEA from the coding sequence CTGGCCCTGGTGGTCGCGAACGGCGTGTTCGCCGGCGCGGAGATCGCGGTCATCGCGATGCGCAAGACGCGGCTCGCCCAGCTGGTCGAGCAGGGGCGCGCCGCCGCCGGCGCGGTGCTCCGGCTGCGCGACGCCCCCGAGCGCTTCCTCGCCACGGTCCAGGTCGGCATCACCGTCATCGGCGCCAGCGCCGCGGCGTTCGGCGGCGCGTCGATCGCCGGCCGCCTCGCCCCGGTCCTCGAGCGGATCCCGCCGCTCGCGCCGTACGCGCACCAGCTCTCGCTGGCGCTCGTGGTCGCGCTCGTGTCCTTCCTGTCGCTGGTGCTGGGCGAGCTGGTGCCGAAGTCGCTCGCGCTCCGCGCCCCCGAGCGCTACGCGCTCCTGGTGGGCCGGCCGCTGCTCGGTCTCTCCCACCTGGTCCGCCCGGTCGTGTGGCTGCTGACGGCCTCGTCCAACCTGCTGCTGCGCCCGTTCGGCGACCGCACCACGTTCGCCGAGGCGCGGCTGTCCGCGGAGGAGCTGGAGCAGCTCGTGGACGAGGCCGGCCGCGCCGGCGCGCTCGATGCGCCCACCGCGGAGATCGCCTCGCGCGCGCTCGCGTTCCGCGACCTCACCGCCGGCGACGTGATGGTCCCGCGCAGCCGGGTGAAGGCGCTGCCCGCCGACGCGGACCAGCAGGAGCTGAAGCGGCTGCTGCTCGAGGAGGGCCGCGCGCGCATGCCGGTGTACGACGGCACGCTCGACGACGTGATCGGCTACGTGATGGCGAAGGACCTCGCCGCCATGGCCTGGGAGCGCGAGCTCATCGTGCTCGCCGACCTGGTGCGGCCGGTGCACTTCGTGCCCGAGGGCGCCAAGGCGGTGCACGTGCTCCGCGACATGCAGCGGCGGCGCTCGCAGATCGCGGTGGTGGTGGACGAGCACGGCGGCATGGCCGGGATCCTCACGCTGGAGGACCTGGTCGAGGAGCTGGTCGGCGACATCCTGGGCGAGGCCGAGGAGCCGCAGCCGCTGTTCGAGGTCGAGCCCGGCGGCGCCGCGGTGGTGCGCGGCGACGCGCCCATCCGCGAGGTGAACCGCGCCCTCCACATCGACCTGCCCGAGGGCGAGGGGTACACCACGGTGGCCGGCCTGGTCATCGCGGTGGCCGGGGCGATGCCGGAGCGCGGCGCGCGCCTCCGGCTCGCGGACGGCACCGAGGCCGAGGTGGTGGAGGCCACGCCGCGGGTGGTGCGGCGGGTGCGGCTCGTGCCGCCGCCGCCCGGCGAGGCCGGCGCGGGCGCGAGCGAGGAGAACGGCGCGGCCGGGCCGGAGGCGTGA
- a CDS encoding Acg family FMN-binding oxidoreductase — translation MFVDAQALPAPDPRAFPSWGGPAERLRFLLAYAVLAPSRHNTQPWWFEVRGGEVGIHADGARALPEVDPDGRELVMACGAALANLRLAAAHFGHATSAEIIGTHRRDGLVARVRLEEQRALSPEDEELFQAIPRRRTNRLPLDGREPPEGLVTRLLREARGEGAWLRPVEAHQRRAVAELVAEGDRRQWTNPRFRAELAGWIHPSGNGRRDGMPAYAVGMSDAAARLQPLVARLSNPARAEAERDRRRALASKSLLVLSTAHDGLAEWMVAGIALQRILLRATAAGLTAAFFNQPIEQDALRGPLREAVGDPGMPQLLLRLGYGPEVRPTPRRSVDEVLRRLDAAARPAPLVLRRAPPMSPMVDPAAAAIAPGPPA, via the coding sequence ATGTTCGTCGATGCGCAGGCGCTCCCCGCGCCGGATCCGCGGGCCTTCCCGTCATGGGGCGGTCCCGCCGAGCGGCTCCGCTTCCTCCTCGCGTACGCCGTGCTCGCGCCGTCGCGCCACAACACGCAGCCGTGGTGGTTCGAGGTGCGCGGCGGCGAGGTCGGCATCCACGCCGACGGCGCGCGCGCGCTGCCGGAGGTGGATCCGGACGGCCGCGAGCTGGTGATGGCCTGCGGCGCGGCGCTCGCGAACCTGCGGCTCGCCGCGGCGCACTTCGGCCACGCCACCTCGGCGGAGATCATCGGCACGCACCGGCGCGACGGGCTGGTGGCCCGCGTGCGCCTGGAGGAGCAGCGGGCGCTGTCGCCGGAGGACGAGGAGCTGTTCCAGGCCATCCCGCGCCGCCGCACCAACCGGCTGCCGCTCGACGGGCGCGAGCCGCCGGAGGGGCTGGTCACGCGGCTGCTGCGCGAGGCGCGCGGGGAGGGGGCCTGGCTGCGGCCGGTGGAGGCGCACCAGCGCCGCGCGGTGGCCGAGCTGGTGGCGGAGGGGGATCGCCGCCAGTGGACCAACCCGCGCTTCCGCGCCGAGCTGGCCGGCTGGATCCACCCGAGCGGCAACGGCCGCCGCGACGGGATGCCGGCGTACGCGGTGGGCATGAGCGACGCCGCCGCCCGCCTGCAGCCGCTGGTGGCCCGGCTCTCCAACCCGGCCCGCGCCGAGGCCGAGCGCGACCGGCGCCGCGCGCTCGCCTCGAAGTCGCTGCTCGTGCTCTCCACCGCGCACGACGGCCTCGCCGAGTGGATGGTCGCCGGGATCGCGCTCCAGCGCATCCTGCTGCGCGCCACCGCGGCGGGCCTCACCGCCGCCTTCTTCAACCAGCCGATCGAGCAGGACGCGCTGCGCGGGCCGCTCCGCGAGGCGGTGGGCGATCCGGGCATGCCGCAGCTCCTGCTGCGGCTCGGCTACGGGCCGGAGGTGCGGCCCACGCCGCGCCGGAGCGTGGACGAGGTGCTGCGGCGCCTCGACGCCGCCGCGCGCCCGGCGCCGCTCGTGCTCCGTCGCGCGCCGCCCATGTCACCGATGGTGGATCCGGCGGCGGCCGCGATCGCTCCGGGGCCTCCGGCGTAG